From Flavobacterium arcticum, the proteins below share one genomic window:
- a CDS encoding DUF3817 domain-containing protein has translation MIQLFKTKIGRLRIIGFLEGISLLTLIFIAVPMKYCFDNPTLSKNLGPIHGAIFLLFLLNALSIGIEQKWKLKTTSKILVSCFIPFGTFYIDHQILKKIKP, from the coding sequence ATGATACAACTATTCAAAACAAAAATTGGAAGACTACGAATTATTGGTTTTCTTGAAGGAATCTCTCTATTGACTTTAATTTTCATTGCAGTACCAATGAAGTACTGTTTTGACAACCCCACGTTGAGCAAAAACCTTGGCCCAATACATGGGGCAATTTTTTTACTATTCTTGCTTAATGCCCTTAGTATTGGCATTGAACAAAAATGGAAATTAAAAACAACCAGTAAAATTTTAGTTTCTTGCTTTATCCCTTTCGGAACTTTTTACATCGACCATCAAATTTTAAAAAAAATTAAGCCGTAA
- a CDS encoding TetR/AcrR family transcriptional regulator, with protein sequence MKKAAATRLNILQKAFELIYSKGYQTTSIDDILATTQLTKGAFYYHFKNKDEMGVAIINELMKPVLTNNFIELLENERNPLDAIYSLMHSLLLENDFLKVEFGCPAANFTQEMTPWNNDFSSALNEITQQWNNVMIGVIEKGKNKGLVRSDVDAKQVTMFVISGYWGVRNFGKLENNKNAYLPYLKELRNYLNTLR encoded by the coding sequence ATGAAAAAGGCAGCAGCAACACGACTCAATATTCTTCAAAAAGCATTTGAGTTAATTTATTCGAAAGGATATCAAACCACAAGTATCGATGATATATTAGCAACAACACAGTTAACGAAAGGTGCATTTTATTACCACTTTAAAAACAAAGACGAAATGGGAGTGGCTATAATTAACGAATTAATGAAACCTGTGTTAACAAATAACTTTATAGAACTTTTAGAAAATGAAAGAAATCCTTTAGATGCTATTTATTCCCTAATGCACAGTCTATTATTAGAAAATGATTTCCTTAAAGTTGAGTTTGGCTGTCCTGCTGCCAACTTCACTCAAGAGATGACACCTTGGAATAACGATTTTAGTAGTGCTCTAAATGAAATTACTCAACAATGGAATAACGTGATGATAGGCGTTATAGAAAAAGGAAAAAATAAAGGACTCGTTAGATCCGATGTAGATGCAAAGCAGGTAACAATGTTTGTAATATCTGGGTATTGGGGTGTGCGAAATTTCGGAAAATTAGAGAACAATAAAAATGCATATTTACCTTATTTAAAGGAGCTAAGAAACTATCTCAATACATTAAGATAA
- the ald gene encoding alanine dehydrogenase, giving the protein MKIGVPKEIKNNESRVGLTPAGAFELVNYGHEVYIQETAGESSGFADIDYREVGAVMLPTIEAVYAMADMIVKVKEPIASEYPLVKRNQIVFTYFHFASSEALTRAMIKSGAICIAYETVQDDEGTLPLLTPMSEVAGRMAIQQGAKHLEKPIKGRGVLLGGVPGVPPGRVLILGAGVVGVQAAKMAAGLGAHVTVLDINMKRLRYVNDVMPPHVVTEFSSVYNIKKHIKTHDLIIGAVLIPGAKAPNLITREMLKDMRAGTVLVDVAVDQGGCFETTRPTTHEDPTYIIHDIVHYCVANMPGAVPYTSTLALTNVTLPYILKLANLGWEAACSKYPDLGRGLNIVKGEVVIDEIKETFDGALV; this is encoded by the coding sequence ATGAAAATAGGGGTTCCTAAAGAAATAAAGAACAATGAGAGCCGTGTAGGGCTTACGCCTGCGGGAGCATTTGAGTTGGTGAATTACGGACACGAAGTGTACATTCAGGAAACTGCAGGTGAGAGTAGTGGCTTTGCAGATATTGATTATCGTGAGGTAGGTGCTGTTATGCTGCCAACTATTGAGGCTGTATATGCAATGGCTGATATGATAGTAAAAGTAAAAGAACCTATTGCATCAGAATACCCTTTAGTAAAGCGTAACCAAATTGTATTTACTTATTTTCATTTTGCATCTAGCGAGGCGTTGACGCGAGCTATGATAAAAAGCGGAGCGATATGTATTGCTTATGAAACCGTACAAGATGATGAGGGTACGCTGCCATTATTAACACCTATGAGTGAGGTGGCAGGACGTATGGCAATACAGCAAGGTGCAAAACATCTTGAAAAGCCTATAAAGGGCAGGGGAGTACTGCTTGGGGGTGTGCCAGGTGTGCCGCCAGGTCGTGTTTTAATTCTTGGGGCTGGAGTGGTAGGTGTACAAGCAGCAAAGATGGCCGCTGGACTCGGGGCACATGTTACAGTGTTAGATATTAATATGAAACGGCTACGTTATGTAAACGACGTTATGCCGCCTCATGTAGTTACCGAATTTTCGAGTGTATATAACATTAAAAAACATATAAAGACGCACGACTTGATAATAGGTGCGGTATTAATACCCGGTGCAAAAGCTCCTAATCTTATTACCCGCGAAATGCTAAAAGATATGCGAGCTGGTACTGTATTGGTAGATGTAGCTGTAGATCAAGGAGGGTGTTTTGAAACGACACGCCCTACTACGCATGAAGATCCTACGTATATAATACATGATATTGTACATTATTGTGTAGCTAATATGCCAGGAGCAGTACCTTATACTAGTACACTTGCACTTACTAATGTTACATTGCCTTATATATTAAAGCTGGCTAATTTGGGCTGGGAAGCTGCTTGTAGCAAATATCCTGACTTAGGAAGGGGGCTTAATATTGTAAAAGGCGAAGTGGTAATAGATGAGATAAAAGAAACTTTTGATGGTGCATTAGTTTAA
- the tsf gene encoding translation elongation factor Ts encodes MANITAADVNKLRKVTGAGMMDCKKALVEAEGNFDIAIENLRKKGQKVAANRADRESTEGAVIAAINSDNTSGVVVSLNCETDFVAKNESFVKLATDLTNLALNYATKEDFLAADFNGMTVGDKLIEQTGVIGEKIEIGAFEKLDGAFVNSYIHAGNRIATLVSLSANVEGAEEAARNVAMQAAAMNPISLNEDGVDAATIEKEIEIAKDQLRAEGKPEAMLDNIAKGKIGRFFKDNTLVNQDYIKDGKMSVSGYVKSVDASLTVTGFKRVALA; translated from the coding sequence ATGGCAAATATTACTGCTGCAGACGTAAATAAATTAAGAAAAGTTACAGGTGCCGGTATGATGGACTGTAAAAAAGCTTTAGTTGAGGCTGAAGGTAATTTTGATATAGCTATAGAAAACCTTCGTAAAAAAGGACAAAAAGTAGCTGCTAACAGAGCAGACAGAGAGTCTACTGAAGGCGCAGTTATTGCTGCCATAAACAGTGACAATACATCTGGTGTTGTTGTATCACTTAACTGTGAGACTGACTTTGTTGCTAAAAATGAATCTTTCGTAAAACTAGCTACAGATCTTACAAACCTTGCACTAAACTATGCTACAAAAGAAGATTTCCTTGCTGCCGATTTTAACGGTATGACTGTAGGTGATAAACTTATTGAGCAAACAGGTGTTATTGGTGAGAAAATAGAAATTGGTGCTTTCGAAAAACTTGATGGTGCTTTTGTAAACTCATACATACACGCTGGTAACAGAATTGCTACTCTTGTATCTCTTTCTGCTAACGTAGAAGGTGCTGAAGAAGCTGCAAGAAACGTAGCTATGCAAGCTGCTGCAATGAACCCTATCTCTCTTAACGAAGATGGTGTTGATGCTGCAACTATTGAAAAAGAAATAGAAATAGCTAAAGACCAACTTCGTGCAGAAGGTAAGCCAGAAGCAATGCTAGATAATATCGCTAAAGGTAAAATAGGTCGTTTCTTTAAAGATAACACACTTGTTAACCAAGACTATATTAAAGACGGTAAAATGAGCGTTTCAGGTTATGTAAAATCTGTAGATGCAAGCTTAACTGTTACAGGATTTAAAAGAGTTGCTCTTGCTTAA
- the rpsB gene encoding 30S ribosomal protein S2 — protein sequence MANKVEVKDLLEAGVHFGHMTRKWDPNMAPYIYMERNGIHIINLYKTAAKIEEANEALKKIAASGRKVLFVATKKQAKDIVAEKAKAANMPYITERWPGGMLTNFVTIRKAIKKMAAIDKMKKDGTFLTLSKKERLQVDRLRAKLEKNLGSIADMTRLPAALFVVDIKAEHIAVKEAQKLNIPVFAMVDTNSDPRQVEYVIPSNDDASKSIDKILSLVTGAVIEGLSDRKSEKEDQDNKPAEAAAPATTEATPAATKE from the coding sequence ATGGCAAATAAAGTAGAAGTTAAAGACTTACTGGAAGCAGGTGTACACTTTGGACACATGACCAGAAAATGGGACCCAAACATGGCTCCTTACATCTATATGGAGCGTAATGGCATACACATTATCAATCTATATAAAACTGCAGCAAAAATAGAAGAGGCCAACGAAGCCCTTAAAAAAATTGCTGCATCAGGCAGAAAAGTTTTGTTTGTTGCTACAAAAAAACAAGCAAAAGATATCGTTGCTGAAAAAGCAAAAGCAGCTAACATGCCATACATCACTGAAAGATGGCCAGGTGGTATGCTTACAAACTTTGTTACTATCCGTAAAGCTATTAAAAAAATGGCTGCTATTGATAAAATGAAGAAAGACGGTACATTTTTGACACTTTCTAAAAAAGAACGTCTACAGGTAGATCGTCTTCGTGCAAAGCTTGAAAAAAACCTTGGTTCTATTGCCGATATGACAAGGCTTCCTGCCGCGTTATTCGTTGTAGATATTAAGGCTGAACACATCGCAGTAAAAGAAGCTCAAAAATTAAACATTCCAGTTTTTGCAATGGTAGATACAAACTCTGACCCACGTCAAGTAGAGTATGTAATACCATCTAATGATGATGCTTCTAAATCAATCGACAAAATTTTATCTTTAGTAACTGGTGCAGTTATCGAAGGTCTTTCTGACAGAAAATCTGAAAAAGAAGACCAAGACAACAAACCTGCAGAAGCGGCTGCTCCTGCAACTACAGAAGCAACACCTGCTGCTACTAAAGAATAA
- the rpsI gene encoding 30S ribosomal protein S9, with protein MATIHKIGRRKTAVARIYLSEGTGKITVNKKEFETYFPTPTLQYKVRQPLAMTENVENFDVKINVYGGGSTGQAEAVRMALARAMCEIDAENRIILKPEGLLTRDPRMVERKKFGQKKARKKFQFSKR; from the coding sequence ATGGCAACTATCCACAAAATTGGTAGAAGAAAAACCGCTGTTGCCCGTATTTACCTTTCAGAAGGTACTGGTAAAATCACGGTAAACAAAAAAGAATTTGAAACTTATTTCCCAACACCAACTTTACAGTACAAAGTAAGACAGCCGTTAGCAATGACGGAAAATGTTGAAAACTTTGATGTAAAAATCAACGTGTACGGAGGAGGTTCTACAGGTCAAGCAGAAGCTGTAAGAATGGCTCTTGCAAGAGCTATGTGCGAAATTGATGCTGAAAACAGAATCATTTTAAAACCAGAAGGTTTATTAACAAGAGATCCAAGAATGGTAGAGCGTAAGAAATTCGGACAGAAGAAAGCGCGTAAGAAATTCCAATTCTCTAAACGTTAA
- the rplM gene encoding 50S ribosomal protein L13, giving the protein MNTLSYKTVSANKATVQKEWIVVDAEGHNLGRFASKVAMLLRGKYKPNFTPHVDCGDNVVVINAEKINLTGNKLEEKTYIRHTGYPGGQRTLTAKVVQAKNPAILVERAVKGMLPKNKLGAELFRNLNVYVGTEHKHEAQKPKTVNLNDLK; this is encoded by the coding sequence GTGAACACATTAAGCTACAAGACAGTTTCAGCTAACAAAGCGACCGTTCAAAAAGAATGGATCGTTGTTGATGCTGAAGGTCATAATTTGGGCCGTTTTGCTTCTAAAGTTGCGATGCTTTTAAGAGGTAAATACAAACCAAATTTTACACCGCACGTGGACTGTGGAGATAACGTAGTGGTTATCAACGCAGAAAAAATCAACCTAACTGGTAACAAACTGGAGGAGAAAACTTACATCCGCCACACAGGTTACCCAGGAGGACAAAGAACTTTAACTGCTAAAGTTGTACAGGCTAAGAACCCTGCAATATTAGTAGAGAGAGCTGTAAAAGGAATGCTGCCTAAAAACAAACTTGGTGCAGAGTTATTCCGAAATTTAAATGTATATGTAGGAACTGAGCACAAACATGAAGCACAGAAGCCTAAAACCGTTAACCTAAACGACTTAAAGTAA